The DNA window TCAGGCGTCTTTCAGCGACCGCCCCACGCAAAACGCTCCACGCCCGCTAATTCGGAATCGTTTGATGGTGCGGGGCTAACAAAAAAGCCGAGCTTCGCTCGGCCTACTACCTTTTCACGCAAGACCGCGGCGGTCGACATGAATGTCGACCGCTCACTATTTGCTTGTTAGCCGGTCCACCAGCGACGCGAGCCGGCGTCGACGTGCACCCAACCCTCGGGATAGTAGCCGACGCCCCCGGTGGACGGACACGCCCACGCGATGTTCGCGAGGTCTTCCATGCCGATGCCGGGCACGTCGAAGTCGCACGCCTCGCCGTACATATGTAGAGAGTGCGGTGCGGCGCCCTCGATCATCGCATTCGTCTGCGGGGTACGGTATCCCGAGTGGACGATGATGGGCGCGCGAATGCCGTCGCGGACGAGATATTGCTGGATCGCCCAGAGCGTCTCGACGAGACGGATCGAGATCTGGACGTCGCCGA is part of the Candidatus Eremiobacteraceae bacterium genome and encodes:
- a CDS encoding DUF882 domain-containing protein, encoding MCRMTRGGFVAGAAAAAATLSLPVRSRAGEEYSLWLVRQDTGESADEPFSLDGKSIYKPGYYQLCAMLRDAHVDPSIGDVQISIRLVETLWAIQQYLVRDGIRAPIIVHSGYRTPQTNAMIEGAAPHSLHMYGEACDFDVPGIGMEDLANIAWACPSTGGVGYYPEGWVHVDAGSRRWWTG